One stretch of Arachis hypogaea cultivar Tifrunner chromosome 20, arahy.Tifrunner.gnm2.J5K5, whole genome shotgun sequence DNA includes these proteins:
- the LOC112786452 gene encoding uncharacterized protein has product MGFGLRWRTWVKECVTTASMSVLINGSPSKPFKMERGLRQGDPLSPFLFVLVVDILHRMVGEAETEILVNYKRLLCCFELMSGLSINFEKSSLIPINCEKEWVMNMCGLLGCAEATLPVRYLGISLGANPRLVKTWKPIIDKVEDKLCLWKARTLNKAGKLVLIKSVLNSLPIYYLSLYKMPKAVAEKIIGLQRRFLWCKEDGNSGVPMVRWEVVQAPKKLGGLGVGDALIRNASLLIKWWCRFSKEDCPLWKKVVCSCNQLDPTAMLSTRPLPLGRGPWKDICQLNIKEQHIRNMMISGLAMEVGNGRRTHFWKDAWVQGGSLKDCFPRLFSVSNQQGSVIGDCGFWDGLEWVWNFQWRRELFQWELELLNQLHDRIRVVLQRETLSEDITSYSFTSSIWRGLVPPRVWCAWLTGANRAWAIPGTGKEFFESWTGVPGGKSEQRKWLTGFCAVVWNIWLEHNSRVFQRIQTRRTDVKVIQKSVNHVADAMTKFAAMDNIPQTELLEPWNEFTSYL; this is encoded by the exons ATGGGCTTTGGACTTAGATGGAGGACTTGGGTGAAGGAATGTGTGACTACAGCGTCTATGTCAGTGTTGATTAATGGGTCACCGTCTAAGCCATTCAAGATGGAGAGAGGTCTCAGACAAGGAGACCCTCTCTCTCCCTTTctatttgttcttgttgttgacatTCTGCACAGGATGGTGGGGGAGGCG GAAACAGAGATACTGGTGAATTATAAGAGGCTCCtgtgctgctttgagttgatgtctgGCCTGAGCATCAACTTTGAGAAGTCGAGTCTAATCCCAATTAACTGTGAGAAGGAATGGGTAATGAATATGTGTGGTTTGTTGGGGTGTGCTGAAGCGACGTTGCCGGTCAGGTACTTAGGCATTTCTCTTGGCGCTAACCCTCGGTTGGTGAAGACATGGAAACCAATCATAGATAAGGTGGAAGACAAGCTATGCCTATGGAAAGCTAGAACTCTCAACAAAGCGGGTAAATTGGTCCTCATAAAATCTGTTCTCAATAGCTTGCCGATTTACTACTTAAGcttgtataagatgccaaaggcGGTTGCAGAAAAGATAATTGGACTGCAGAGAAGATTCTTATGGTGTAAAGAAGATGGGAATAGCGGGGTGCCAATGGTGAGATGGGAGGTAGTTCAAGCCCCGAAAAAGTTAGGTGGATTGGGAGTAGGAGATGCTTTAATTAGAAATGCCTCGCTTCTAATCAAGTGGTGGTGTCGCTTCTCAAAGGAGGACTGCCCACTTTGGAAGAAGGTGGTATGCTCCTGTAATCAACTGGACCCAACTGCAATGCTGTCAACCCGACCGTTGCCATTAGGAAGGGGCCCGTGGAAAGATATCTGCCAGCTCAATATTAAGGAGCAGCATATAAGAAATATGATGATCAGTGGCTTGGCCATGGAGGTGGGAAACGGACGAAGGACCCATTTTTGGAAGGATGCTTGGGTACAAGGTGGCTCTTTGAAAGATTGTTTTCCGAggctcttctctgtttcaaatcAACAAGGATCGGTAATAGGGGACtgtgggttctgggatgggttagagtgggtgTGGAACTTCCAGTGGAGGAGAGAACTCTTCCAATGGGAGCTAGAGTTGCTCAATCAACTCCACGACCGGATACGGGTT GTGTTGCAGAGAGAGACCCTCTCAGAAGACATTACGAGTTACAGCTTCACTAGCTCCATCTGGAGAGGCTTGGTTCCTCCAAGG GTATGGTGTGCTTGGTTGACGGGTGCTAATAGAGCCTGGGCCATCCCGGGAACCGGAAAAGAGTTCTTTGAGAGTTGGACTGGAGTACCAGGTGGCAAGTCTGAGCAAAGAAAATGGCTGACAGGATTCTGTGCGGTTGTTTGGAATATTTGGCTGGAGCATAATAGCAGAGTGTTCCAGAGGATACAGACAAGAAGGA CTGATGTCAAGGTAATTCAAAAATCAGTCAACCATGTTGCGGATGCTATGACAAAGTTTGCAGCAATGGACAATATCCCTCAAACTGAGTTGTTAGAGCCTTGGAATGAGTTCACGTCTTACTTATAA
- the LOC112785021 gene encoding UDP-glycosyltransferase 83A1 — MISTPTVLVIPYPAQGHVNPMMSFSHKLVHHGCNIIFVNSDFNHKRVVKSMDNNNGSSSPIKLVSIPDGLGPEHDRVNLGELSVSILSTMPSKLEKLIEDLQMNEGIKVTCVVADVFMGWALEVAKKVGIKGAFFWPAAASMFVLQYNVPKLIADGILDTNGSPTSTTKAFWLSSCIPAMDIKVIWWLNLFDPLVQKRFFKYMVECLRDSDNVTDWWLCNSTYELEPQAFSYVPNLLPVGPLSRTYDDNNKSVAPRSFGQFWEEDLSCMNWLDQQQNNSVVYVAFGSIALFDQKQFTELALGLELTNRPFLWVVRQDPNCENKMSLPDEFKGNRGKIVGWAPQPKVLSHPAIACFVSHCGWNSTLEGLTNGVRFLCWPYFADQFFNQRYICDVLKVGLGFDLDENGLISRGEIKAKVDQLLGDENTTPRSHKLMEKLKHNIGERGASSRNLNRFLTWLKH, encoded by the exons ATGATTAGCACTCCAACAGTACTAGTTATTCCATATCCTGCTCAAGGGCATGTAAACCCCATGATGAGCTTTTCACATAAGCTGGTTCATCATGGATGCAATATCATCTTTGTCAACTCAGACTTCAACCATAAGAGAGTCGTCAAATCCATGGACAACAACAATGGATCATCTTCACCAATCAAATTGGTGTCAATCCCAGATGGGTTAGGACCTGAACATGACAGAGTCAATTTAGGAGAGTTATCTGTTTCCATATTGAGCACCATGCCTTCAAAGCTTGAGAAGCTGATAGAAGATCTTCAAATGAATGAGGGCATTAAAGTAACTTGCGTTGTTGCTGATGTGTTCATGGGTTGGGCTTTGGAAGTTGCAAAGAAAGTGGGAATCAAAGGTGCATTCTTTTGGCCTGCGGCAGCATCAATGTTTGTGTTGCAGTATAACGTCCCCAAGCTTATTGCTGATGGCATCCTAGACACTAATG GGTCACCGACATCAACAACAAAGGCCTTTTGGTTATCCTCTTGTATTCCAGCAATGGACATCAAAGTCATATGGTGGTTAAATTTGTTTGACCCTTTAGTTCAAAAGAGATTTTTTAAGTATATGGTGGAGTGCCTCCGAGATTCAGATAATGTAACTGACTGGTGGTTGTGCAATAGTACATATGAACTTGAACCACAAGCATTTTCTTATGTGCCAAATTTATTGCCAGTAGGCCCATTATCCAGAAcctatgatgataataataaaagtGTAGCTCCAAGATCCTTTGGACAATTCTGGGAAGAAGATTTGTCATGCATGAATTGGCTTGATCAACAACAAAACAATTCTGTTGTGTATGTAGCATTTGGTAGTATTGCTCTTTTCGACCAAAAACAATTTACTGAGCTAGCTCTTGGGCTCGAGCTGACGAACAGACCCTTCCTTTGGGTCGTTCGTCAAGATCCCAATTGCGAGAATAAGATGTCTCTTCCGGACGAATTTAAGGGGAATCGAGGTAAAATAGTTGGATGGGCTCCTCAACCGAAGGTGCTAAGCCACCCTGCCATAGCTTGTTTTGTAAGTCATTGTGGTTGGAATTCAACTTTGGAAGGTTTGACTAATGGAGTTCGCTTCTTGTGTTGGCCCTATTTTGCTgaccaatttttcaatcaaagaTACATTTGTGATGTATTAAAGGTTGGATTGGGATTTGATTTGGATGAAAATGGATTAATCTCACGTGGTGAGATTAAAGCCAAAGTGGATCAACTGCTTGGTGACGAGAACACAACACCAAGGTCTCATAAGCTCATGGAGAAGTTAAAGCATAACATTGGAGAAAGAGGTGCTTCTTCAAGGAACTTAAACAGGTTTCTTACTTGGTTGAAACATTGA